A single genomic interval of Lucilia cuprina isolate Lc7/37 chromosome 2, ASM2204524v1, whole genome shotgun sequence harbors:
- the LOC124419344 gene encoding sodium/hydrogen exchanger 3-like, with protein sequence MPLWRFHMTPKLHLIFPESCLLIVVGVVIGVVLFFCTDVAVSPLTPNTFFFYMLPPIILDAGYFMPNRLFFDNLGTILLMAVVGTIFNIATIGEFD encoded by the coding sequence GTTTCCATATGACACCAAAATTGCATCTTATATTCCCCGAATCTTGCCTTTtaattgttgttggtgttgttattGGTGTCGTACTCTTCTTCTGTACAGATGTTGCTGTTTCTCCTCTAACACCAAATACATTCTTCTTCTATATGCTGCCGCCGATTATATTGGATGCAGGTTACTTTATGCCGAATCGTTTGTTTTTCGACAATTTGGGTACAATTCTATTGATGGCTGTTGTCGgtacaatatttaatattgcaACAATTGGTGAGTttgattaa